One genomic window of Anthonomus grandis grandis chromosome 3, icAntGran1.3, whole genome shotgun sequence includes the following:
- the LOC126734618 gene encoding uncharacterized protein LOC126734618 — MDRRASTKPLTEKELQRIAENLSDIEDDIADFESESEGEEEVIEEDCYNSESEQSANEFSEETETFVRPNKSERFYIGKNEETIWKSTPVIHGNKTKAKNIIKVLPGSKGAAKSVSKLLDSFFLFLTRDMVDHIVLCTNIYIKNKRDNFIRDRDSNFFRRNVGIIWSTFHNFHKKRKPRKC; from the exons at gGATAGAAGAGCCTCCACCAAACCACTTACTGAGAAAGAGTTACAGAGAATAGCCGAAAACTTATCTGATATTGAAGATGATATTGCCGACTTTGAGAGTGAAAGCGAAGGAGAGGAGGAAGTAATTGAAGAAGATTGCTATAACAGTGAATCGGAACAGTCCGCTAATGAATTTTCCGAAGAAACTGAAACCTTTGTCAGACCCAATAAGAGTGAACGTTTTTATATTGGGAAAAATGAAGAGACGATTTGGAAAAGCACCCCTGTAATTCACGGTAATAAAACCAAggctaaaaatattatcaaagttTTACCTGGATCAAAAGGTGCGGCCAAAAGTGTGTCAAAACTATTAGATTcgttttttctgtttttgacTAGGGATATGGTAGATCATATCGTATTATGCactaatatttatatcaaaaataaacgtGATAATTTTATACGAGACCGAGATAGTAACTTCTTCCGAAGAAATGTTGGCATTATTTGGAGcacttttcataattttcataaaaaaaggaaaccacGTAAATGTTGA